DNA from Drosophila gunungcola strain Sukarami chromosome 3L unlocalized genomic scaffold, Dgunungcola_SK_2 000002F, whole genome shotgun sequence:
TttgcaataaaacaattattttaatttataacagCAAGATTTAATGATCAAAAGATTTAATACATATAACACATAACACATTTAATTCTTAGATAGGCAATGagtaaatttattgtttaataagGCAAGTCGTCTGTTATTTCTCAAAGGAAACTTGGCAATCAGCTAAATCTTAAAGATAAGTTTTTGTGAAAAACTGTTACCAAGAAATCTATTACTTAACTATAAGATGACTTATCAATGTCAGGTTAATGCAAATCTTAACgcagtcttttttttttctaaatactatagattttaaaaaatcaaagcacATTCATTTCTAAAGAAGTTCAGATTAGATGATTAACTGAGTTTAATTAAtgtattcaattttatttaccaagtttaattttgaaaaagataacctaaataaataaaaaaagttatttattttggttttacaaaagttgaaaatgttttgtttaatgGCAGATTACAGTTACAAAATCAACTTCATATATTgttttgttcaaatttaattcgGACTAGTTGTTCTCGCAGAGTGTCATTTAAACAGCTGGATGGAGTTCCTTTGAACGTTCAGCCCGCTTCCTGCTGCTCCGCCTGGAGAACCACAGCATTCTCGGCCTCCTTTGAGCTGTGACCATGTCGGATTCCAGCTGGATGCAGCCCCTCCCGCCAGACACCTTCACCAactcctcctccagctcccGTTCACTGGCATTGAGTATTTGTGCGACGTGGGCCTCGTCGATAGTGCCTTTGAAGATGAGGGGATAGGGCCACTCGTGGCATATCGTGGGTCCA
Protein-coding regions in this window:
- the LOC128257288 gene encoding uncharacterized protein LOC128257288; its protein translation is MTEPISAAVQRRRQLLSSVESLRGRVRQVLKCVINLHIEFLVLESDVAALLDEVREFNDDHEEMLRLDRMIEALRDYSGPTICHEWPYPLIFKGTIDEAHVAQILNASERELEEELVKVSGGRGCIQLESDMVTAQRRPRMLWFSRRSSRKRAERSKELHPAV